In Williamwhitmania sp., a genomic segment contains:
- a CDS encoding RNA methyltransferase → MEEFKTTPKIGITIVLDNIRSLNNIGSVFRTADAFMVEKVILCGISTPPPHPEIHKTALGAELSVRWEYYNSALEAVEKLKVEGWSIIGVEQVENSTMLNQFTAERNKKYALVLGNEVKGVQQAVIDRCDSCVEIPQEGTKHSLNIAVSAGIVMWHFYRQLI, encoded by the coding sequence GTGGAAGAGTTCAAGACCACGCCGAAGATTGGTATTACTATTGTTCTTGATAATATCCGTAGCCTAAACAACATTGGGTCTGTATTTCGCACCGCCGATGCGTTTATGGTTGAAAAGGTAATTCTTTGCGGCATTTCCACCCCTCCACCCCATCCTGAAATTCACAAAACTGCTCTTGGGGCCGAGCTATCGGTGCGTTGGGAATATTACAATTCCGCATTGGAAGCGGTTGAGAAGCTGAAGGTTGAAGGTTGGAGTATTATTGGGGTTGAACAAGTTGAAAACAGCACCATGCTCAACCAATTTACCGCGGAACGTAATAAAAAATACGCTTTGGTTCTGGGCAACGAGGTTAAGGGAGTTCAGCAGGCGGTTATCGATCGATGCGATAGCTGTGTTGAAATTCCTCAAGAAGGAACCAAGCATTCGCTAAACATTGCAGTAAGCGCTGGAATAGTAATGTGGCATTTTTATCGACAGCTTATATAA
- the gcvP gene encoding aminomethyl-transferring glycine dehydrogenase, with product MATDKFVNRHNGPRESELGHMLKQIGVSSVEELIDQAVPKSIRLPKPLDLPEGLSEYEFLNLIKGIAAKNKAYRSFIGMGYYSTSTPAVILRNIFENPSWYTSYTPYQAEISQGRLEALINFQTMVMDLTGMEISNCSLLDEATAAAEAMLMMFGLRSRAAVKEGKNILFVDENIFPQTLDVIQTRSNPAGIIVQVGKYQEVEFGDKVFGAIVQYPAANGEILDYTGFAAKAHEKDVLVTAVADILSLALITAPGEWGADIAVGSTQRFGVPMGFGGPHAAYLATKDAYKRQMPGRIIGVSVDKNGNKALRMALQTREQHIKRERATSNICTAQALLASMAGMYAVYHGPEGIKMIARHAHSHAVAVANSLEKLGYRLTTRNFFDTLEVILPAEIKAADIQKIALQHEVNFFYKAEDKVWMSFDEVTTLAEVNMIGEIFAEAIGKKYENTLKVVEKTGFDGKFARTSTYLSETVFNKYHSETEMMRYIKKLERKDISLTHSMISLGSCTMKLNAAAEMLPLSWPEFGNVHPFVPTNQVEGYMELIHKLEEDLAIITGFHAVSLMPNSGAAGEYTGLMVIRQYHISRNEGHRNVALIPSSAHGTNPASAAMAGMDVVVVACDNKGNIDIDDLRKKAEEHKNNLSCFMVTYPSTHGVFESRIREMMDIIHQNGGLVYMDGANMNAQVGITNPGFIGADVCHLNLHKTFAIPHGGGGPGVGPIAVAKHLAEFLPTHSVVPTGGTQPIKAVSAAPYGSASVLPITFGYIKMLGESGLRHVTEMAIVNANYLAARIKGHYTILYTGETGRVGHEMIIDCQNFKKDYDIDATDIAKRLMDYGFHAPTLSFPVHETLMVEPTESESLQELERFIETMIAIKAELEEIKSGKADKDDNALKNAPHTAAEVTADEWKHSYSRTKAAYPLAWIAENKFWPAVARVDNGYGDRNLVCTCAPMDSYL from the coding sequence AGAACAAAGCGTATCGCTCCTTTATTGGGATGGGATACTACAGCACCTCGACCCCTGCCGTTATTCTCCGCAACATTTTTGAAAACCCCAGCTGGTATACTTCATACACTCCTTACCAAGCAGAGATTTCGCAGGGAAGGCTTGAAGCGCTAATTAACTTCCAGACAATGGTAATGGACCTCACGGGCATGGAAATTTCGAACTGCTCGCTGCTGGACGAAGCCACCGCCGCTGCAGAAGCTATGCTTATGATGTTTGGCTTACGCTCGAGGGCCGCCGTTAAGGAAGGTAAAAATATTCTATTTGTCGACGAGAACATTTTCCCTCAAACACTCGACGTAATTCAAACACGCTCAAATCCAGCTGGCATTATTGTTCAGGTTGGAAAATATCAAGAAGTGGAGTTTGGCGATAAGGTTTTCGGTGCCATTGTGCAATATCCCGCCGCAAATGGTGAAATCCTTGACTACACAGGATTTGCAGCTAAGGCTCACGAGAAAGATGTGCTGGTTACCGCTGTTGCCGATATTCTCAGCTTGGCGTTGATCACAGCTCCTGGTGAGTGGGGTGCCGACATTGCGGTTGGTTCAACCCAACGCTTTGGTGTACCTATGGGATTCGGTGGTCCCCATGCAGCTTATCTGGCCACTAAAGATGCATATAAGCGACAAATGCCAGGCCGCATTATTGGCGTTTCGGTGGACAAGAATGGCAACAAGGCACTCCGCATGGCATTGCAAACTCGTGAACAGCACATCAAGCGTGAAAGAGCGACATCTAACATTTGTACCGCCCAAGCACTGCTTGCCTCCATGGCCGGAATGTATGCCGTTTACCATGGTCCAGAAGGCATTAAGATGATTGCAAGACATGCTCATAGCCATGCAGTTGCCGTTGCCAATTCACTTGAAAAGTTGGGTTATAGGCTCACCACGCGCAACTTCTTTGATACCCTAGAGGTAATACTTCCCGCCGAAATAAAGGCAGCAGACATTCAAAAGATTGCCCTCCAGCATGAGGTAAACTTCTTCTACAAAGCAGAGGACAAAGTATGGATGAGCTTTGACGAGGTTACCACGCTTGCTGAGGTAAATATGATAGGTGAAATTTTTGCGGAAGCAATAGGTAAGAAATACGAAAACACGCTCAAAGTCGTTGAGAAAACAGGGTTCGATGGCAAGTTTGCAAGAACCTCAACCTACCTTAGCGAAACGGTTTTTAATAAATACCACTCCGAGACCGAAATGATGCGCTACATCAAGAAGCTAGAGCGCAAAGATATTTCACTCACCCACAGCATGATTTCACTGGGGTCCTGCACCATGAAGTTAAATGCAGCGGCAGAAATGCTTCCGCTTAGCTGGCCGGAGTTTGGGAATGTTCACCCGTTTGTTCCCACTAACCAAGTTGAAGGCTACATGGAGCTGATCCATAAGTTGGAAGAAGACTTGGCCATCATAACTGGCTTCCATGCCGTATCGCTCATGCCAAACTCAGGTGCAGCAGGAGAATACACCGGTTTAATGGTAATCCGTCAGTATCATATCAGCCGTAACGAGGGCCACAGAAATGTTGCACTTATTCCCTCTTCAGCCCACGGAACTAACCCGGCTAGTGCAGCCATGGCTGGAATGGACGTAGTGGTTGTAGCCTGCGACAACAAAGGAAATATCGACATCGACGATCTAAGGAAAAAGGCCGAAGAGCATAAGAATAACCTCTCCTGTTTTATGGTTACCTACCCATCGACTCACGGAGTGTTTGAGAGCCGCATTCGGGAAATGATGGACATTATTCATCAAAATGGCGGGTTGGTATACATGGATGGAGCCAATATGAATGCACAGGTTGGCATCACCAATCCTGGATTTATTGGTGCCGATGTTTGCCATCTAAACCTTCATAAAACCTTTGCCATTCCTCATGGAGGTGGTGGTCCTGGTGTAGGACCAATTGCAGTTGCTAAGCATTTGGCCGAATTTCTTCCAACCCATAGCGTAGTTCCTACTGGAGGCACGCAGCCAATTAAGGCAGTAAGCGCTGCCCCTTACGGAAGTGCCAGCGTATTGCCCATCACCTTTGGTTACATCAAGATGCTTGGAGAATCTGGCCTCCGCCATGTAACTGAAATGGCCATAGTAAACGCTAACTATCTTGCTGCACGCATCAAGGGTCATTACACCATACTCTATACTGGTGAAACCGGCCGTGTTGGACACGAAATGATTATTGACTGCCAAAACTTCAAGAAAGATTACGACATTGACGCCACCGACATTGCCAAGCGTCTAATGGATTACGGTTTCCACGCTCCCACCCTTTCATTTCCAGTACATGAAACCTTAATGGTTGAACCCACCGAAAGTGAATCACTTCAAGAGTTGGAGCGATTTATTGAAACGATGATTGCCATAAAGGCTGAACTTGAAGAGATAAAGTCGGGGAAGGCAGACAAAGACGATAATGCGTTAAAAAATGCGCCCCATACGGCAGCGGAGGTTACCGCCGATGAGTGGAAGCACAGCTATAGCCGAACCAAAGCAGCGTATCCGCTTGCTTGGATTGCTGAAAACAAGTTCTGGCCTGCAGTTGCTCGTGTGGATAATGGTTATGGTGATAGAAACTTGGTTTGCACCTGTGCACCAATGGATAGCTACCTGTAG
- a CDS encoding tetratricopeptide repeat protein: MKKIWLNLVVVGLGAIAFSSCSNPEKMKELEAQMSMKVNPEMLVAKADTVEATITVTFPAKYFHKKATVEFTPVLKYDGGEFVCDPKLLQGESVKGNNTVIRYEAGGSYTQTVKIPFKDAMRSSTLEMRKKLIVGDKNITWGDNKIADGVIATYKLVDVDPKVIAMAQNSYVKSISDSKMAQILFLINRDVVRDKEVKAEDIKAMEDFIAQAKKDSTMKLKEVGISAYASPDGPMTLNEKLSKGRGSNSEKYFEKYFKKAKVGGLDSLYKVTTTAEDWDGFKALMEQSNIQDKDLVLRVLSMYSDPAVREKEIKNISKAYTIIAEQILPQLRRAKFTASVEKMNLNDDQLKALAAANTIDSLSLEQLMYTAGIVTDKAQQTALYKMAEAKYPTDIRAFNNLGVMAFNDGNMDEAKAQFEKGLAINKDNAVVKNNMGAVLLKSGDVDAAEKMFVEAADAGKEVRYNLGIISIMKGKYEPATDYFGGSDSFNQGLALYLVNKADDSKRILDKLESGKAFYLKAVIAARQGNETDVLNNMRTAVGKDASLKAYAAKDMEFKSFMQNEVFKTLLQ, encoded by the coding sequence ATGAAAAAAATCTGGTTAAACTTAGTTGTGGTTGGCCTTGGCGCAATTGCCTTTAGCAGCTGCTCCAATCCAGAAAAAATGAAGGAGCTTGAAGCCCAAATGTCGATGAAGGTAAACCCAGAAATGCTGGTTGCCAAAGCTGACACTGTTGAGGCTACAATCACCGTAACTTTTCCAGCGAAGTATTTTCACAAAAAAGCAACCGTTGAGTTTACTCCGGTTTTGAAGTATGATGGTGGCGAATTTGTTTGCGATCCAAAGCTTCTGCAAGGGGAATCTGTAAAGGGAAACAATACCGTTATCCGTTACGAAGCTGGTGGTAGCTATACCCAAACTGTGAAGATTCCTTTCAAGGATGCCATGCGTAGCTCAACTCTGGAAATGAGAAAGAAACTCATCGTTGGTGACAAGAACATTACCTGGGGTGACAACAAGATTGCCGATGGCGTTATTGCTACCTACAAGTTGGTAGACGTTGACCCCAAGGTTATCGCTATGGCACAGAATAGCTATGTTAAGAGCATAAGCGATTCTAAAATGGCTCAAATCCTTTTCTTAATTAACCGTGATGTTGTTCGCGACAAAGAGGTTAAGGCTGAGGACATCAAGGCTATGGAGGATTTTATCGCTCAAGCTAAGAAGGATAGCACCATGAAGCTAAAAGAAGTTGGTATTTCTGCCTATGCTTCTCCAGATGGTCCTATGACTTTAAACGAAAAACTTTCGAAAGGTCGTGGATCCAATTCTGAGAAATATTTTGAAAAATACTTCAAGAAAGCTAAAGTTGGTGGATTAGATAGCCTTTATAAGGTAACTACCACAGCTGAAGATTGGGACGGTTTTAAGGCATTGATGGAACAGTCTAACATTCAGGACAAGGACCTTGTTCTTCGTGTTCTTTCTATGTATTCCGATCCTGCTGTTCGCGAAAAAGAAATCAAGAACATTTCAAAGGCTTATACCATTATTGCTGAGCAAATTCTTCCTCAGCTGCGTCGTGCTAAGTTCACCGCTTCTGTTGAGAAGATGAACCTTAACGATGACCAACTCAAGGCTTTGGCTGCTGCAAACACGATTGATTCACTTAGCCTCGAGCAGCTGATGTACACTGCTGGTATTGTTACCGACAAGGCTCAGCAAACTGCCCTTTACAAAATGGCTGAAGCAAAATATCCTACCGATATTCGCGCTTTCAACAACCTTGGCGTAATGGCTTTCAACGATGGCAACATGGATGAGGCAAAGGCACAATTCGAAAAAGGTCTCGCTATTAATAAGGACAACGCTGTTGTAAAAAACAACATGGGTGCTGTTCTTCTTAAATCTGGAGATGTTGATGCTGCTGAGAAGATGTTCGTTGAGGCTGCAGATGCAGGTAAGGAAGTTCGTTACAATCTTGGTATCATTAGCATCATGAAGGGCAAATATGAGCCAGCAACCGATTATTTTGGTGGTTCAGATTCCTTCAACCAAGGTCTCGCACTTTACCTAGTTAATAAAGCTGACGACAGCAAGAGAATTCTTGACAAGCTCGAGTCAGGTAAGGCTTTCTATCTAAAGGCTGTTATTGCTGCCCGTCAAGGCAACGAAACCGACGTGCTCAACAACATGAGAACTGCCGTTGGTAAGGATGCTTCCTTGAAGGCCTATGCCGCAAAGGATATGGAATTCAAGAGTTTTATGCAGAATGAGGTTTTCAAAACCTTACTTCAATAA
- the sucC gene encoding ADP-forming succinate--CoA ligase subunit beta: MNIHEYQAKDLLKRYGVPVPEGRLAINPIDAVKAAEEIQSSTHTDKWAVKAQIHAGGRGKGGGVKIASSLQEVEQYASAILGMTLVTHQTGPVGKLVRRLLVEQGIYYPGESPVKEYYMSLLLDRKTGRTVFVYSPEGGMDIESVAASTPELIYKEEIHPMGLQPFQARKIAFNLGLGGKAFSNMVKFVETLVKAYAGIDASLLEINPVVKTSDDLIIAADAKINLDDNALFRHPDFESLRDKDEEDPSEVEASEFNLNFVKLDGNVGCMVNGAGLAMATMDIIKLAGGNPANFLDVGGGANARTVEAGFRIILKEPNVKAILINIFGGIVRCDRVAQGVVDAYKAIGNISIPVIVRLQGTNAEEGKALIDGSGLKVHSAITLKEAADLVKSVV, translated from the coding sequence ATGAACATTCACGAGTACCAAGCTAAGGATTTGCTGAAACGTTACGGAGTTCCAGTACCTGAAGGTCGATTGGCCATCAATCCTATCGATGCGGTAAAGGCCGCAGAGGAAATTCAGTCGTCGACACATACCGACAAGTGGGCTGTAAAGGCTCAAATTCACGCAGGCGGTCGTGGGAAAGGTGGCGGTGTAAAAATCGCATCTTCACTGCAAGAGGTTGAGCAGTATGCCTCAGCAATACTAGGAATGACCCTTGTTACCCATCAAACTGGACCTGTTGGAAAGTTGGTTAGGCGCTTACTGGTTGAGCAAGGAATATACTATCCAGGGGAGTCACCTGTAAAGGAGTATTACATGAGCCTTCTGCTCGATCGAAAAACAGGAAGAACTGTTTTTGTATACTCCCCAGAGGGTGGTATGGATATAGAGTCGGTTGCAGCCTCTACTCCTGAACTAATCTACAAGGAGGAGATTCATCCCATGGGCCTTCAGCCATTTCAGGCAAGAAAAATTGCCTTTAATCTCGGACTCGGTGGAAAGGCCTTCAGCAATATGGTGAAGTTTGTGGAGACGCTGGTTAAGGCCTATGCCGGTATCGATGCCTCCCTACTAGAAATAAATCCCGTAGTTAAGACTTCGGACGATCTCATCATTGCTGCCGATGCTAAAATAAACCTGGATGACAATGCCCTTTTCCGTCATCCCGATTTTGAGTCGCTGCGCGATAAGGATGAGGAGGACCCATCGGAAGTTGAGGCAAGTGAATTTAATCTCAACTTTGTAAAACTCGATGGCAATGTGGGATGTATGGTAAACGGAGCTGGTTTGGCAATGGCTACGATGGATATTATTAAGTTGGCCGGCGGTAATCCCGCCAACTTTCTTGACGTAGGGGGCGGAGCCAATGCAAGAACTGTTGAGGCTGGTTTTCGCATTATTTTAAAGGAACCTAACGTAAAGGCAATACTTATAAATATTTTTGGTGGAATTGTGCGGTGCGACCGAGTTGCACAGGGCGTAGTGGATGCCTACAAGGCTATTGGCAATATTTCTATTCCTGTAATTGTTAGGCTTCAGGGAACCAACGCCGAAGAGGGCAAAGCTCTTATTGATGGCTCAGGCTTAAAGGTACATTCGGCCATTACGCTTAAGGAGGCAGCCGATTTGGTTAAATCTGTGGTGTAA
- a CDS encoding deoxynucleoside kinase — protein MSNLNYLVIEGNIGAGKTTLANMLALKTGARLFVEQFADNPFLPKFYNDPERYSFPLELSFLAERYSQLNKELRHQDLFHSMTISDYFFLKCVIFAKANLAEDEFMLFSQIFEIIYKTLPKPDLYVYLHLPVDKLLKNIAKRGRDFEKTIQGDYLEKIQDGYFSFFKQHPEYKFLIIETSNIDFVGKNEHFDLLRHYILDKTYPLGINRVIL, from the coding sequence ATGAGTAATTTAAACTACCTTGTTATTGAGGGCAATATAGGAGCAGGTAAGACAACACTGGCAAACATGCTAGCACTAAAAACCGGTGCAAGGCTATTTGTAGAGCAGTTCGCCGACAATCCCTTTCTACCTAAATTCTATAACGATCCGGAGCGCTACTCATTCCCATTGGAGCTTTCTTTCCTAGCCGAGCGGTATAGTCAACTAAACAAGGAGTTACGTCATCAGGATCTGTTTCACTCTATGACAATCTCCGACTATTTTTTTTTGAAGTGTGTAATTTTTGCCAAAGCAAACTTGGCAGAGGATGAGTTTATGCTGTTCTCACAAATATTTGAAATCATTTATAAAACCCTTCCCAAACCCGATCTATACGTTTATTTGCATTTGCCTGTCGATAAACTCCTTAAAAATATTGCAAAGCGGGGACGCGATTTTGAAAAAACAATTCAAGGAGACTATTTGGAGAAAATCCAAGATGGATATTTTAGCTTTTTTAAGCAACATCCGGAGTATAAGTTTCTTATAATTGAAACAAGCAATATTGATTTTGTAGGGAAAAATGAACATTTTGACCTCTTACGACATTATATTCTCGATAAAACTTATCCTCTCGGGATAAATAGGGTAATCTTATAA
- a CDS encoding DUF2892 domain-containing protein: MKKNVGSADKIIRIVIGVAIAAAGIYYQSWWGLLAIIPLATAIMGSCGLYSLVGISTCKTKKA, encoded by the coding sequence ATGAAGAAAAATGTTGGAAGTGCAGACAAAATTATCCGTATTGTAATCGGAGTAGCCATTGCCGCTGCTGGAATTTACTATCAAAGCTGGTGGGGCTTACTTGCCATTATACCATTGGCAACTGCTATTATGGGTAGTTGTGGCCTATATAGCCTCGTTGGAATATCCACCTGCAAGACGAAAAAAGCCTAA
- a CDS encoding prolyl oligopeptidase family serine peptidase, with translation MKRVSLIIAALVLVLTSCNFNHVKYPKTKKVDQVDTYFGVKVADPYRWLENDRSPEVEEWVKAENAVTNDYLSKIPFREKLKQRLTKVWNYEKMGVPIQRGSKLFYQKNSGLENQSILYMQNGVAGTPVVLLDPNKLSSDGTVAVSDYEVSKDGKYLAYATSDGGSDWQTIYIKNIATGAVLNDTIKWVKFSTISWYRNGFFYSGYDVPQSGTELTNINENQKVYYHEVGTKQVTDKVIYHDNDYPLRNFTTQVTDDDKYLILYVTESTSGNNILIKNLQRNEDFVQLTIGFEFDYKVIDHIDDNLYVLTNYKAPKYRLVSINVKAVDVGNWREIIPEKSDVLQNASLSDNKIICNYIQDAHSDLEIYNTKGDLLSTIKLPTLGTASALSTERNDTVGFYSFTSFAYPSTIFKYNLETGRSTEFFKPKVDADLSQYDVEQAFFISKDGTKVPMFIVHKKNIVLDGTNPTLLYGYGGFNISLMPYFSASRLLWLENGGVYAVANIRGGGEYGENWHKAGTKLNKQNVFDDFIAAAEYLVDKKYTNPKKLAIEGGSNGGLLIGAVVNQRPDLFQVAIPEVGVMDMLRFQKFTIGWSWVSDYGSSDDSLQFENLYRYSPLHNIRSNVTYPATLVITADHDDRVVPAHSFKYIATLQEKQARKRNPMLIRIQTRAGHGMGKPTSIAIDEIADIYSFIFYNMDVVPKE, from the coding sequence ATGAAAAGAGTCTCGCTAATAATAGCGGCACTAGTGCTGGTTCTAACTTCCTGTAACTTCAACCATGTGAAGTATCCCAAAACCAAGAAAGTAGATCAAGTGGACACCTACTTTGGTGTTAAGGTTGCCGATCCTTACCGCTGGCTTGAGAATGATCGCTCACCTGAAGTTGAGGAGTGGGTTAAGGCGGAGAATGCCGTAACCAACGATTATTTAAGCAAAATTCCATTCAGGGAAAAGCTAAAGCAGCGACTTACCAAGGTTTGGAACTATGAAAAAATGGGCGTTCCTATTCAACGGGGGAGTAAACTTTTTTATCAAAAGAATAGCGGTTTAGAAAACCAGAGTATTCTATATATGCAGAACGGTGTAGCAGGCACTCCAGTAGTTCTGCTCGATCCAAATAAGCTCTCCAGCGATGGCACTGTTGCAGTGTCGGATTATGAAGTTTCAAAAGATGGAAAATATTTGGCCTATGCCACTTCCGATGGGGGTTCAGACTGGCAAACCATTTATATTAAAAATATCGCCACTGGGGCAGTGCTAAATGACACTATTAAGTGGGTAAAGTTTTCTACCATCTCCTGGTATCGTAATGGATTCTTCTATAGCGGATACGATGTTCCTCAGTCGGGAACTGAGCTTACAAACATCAATGAAAACCAGAAGGTATACTATCATGAGGTTGGTACTAAGCAAGTTACCGACAAGGTTATTTATCACGACAACGACTATCCACTGCGGAACTTTACTACCCAGGTTACCGATGACGATAAATACCTTATACTGTACGTTACCGAATCTACCAGTGGAAACAACATTCTTATCAAAAATCTTCAACGGAATGAGGATTTTGTTCAGCTCACTATTGGTTTTGAGTTCGACTACAAGGTAATCGACCATATTGACGATAACCTTTATGTGTTGACTAACTACAAGGCACCTAAGTACCGATTGGTTAGCATAAATGTAAAGGCCGTAGACGTTGGGAATTGGCGTGAAATTATTCCTGAGAAGAGCGATGTGCTTCAGAATGCCTCCCTCTCCGACAATAAAATAATTTGCAATTACATTCAGGACGCCCACAGCGACTTGGAGATATACAACACGAAGGGTGATTTGTTAAGCACCATAAAGTTGCCAACGCTGGGTACCGCTTCTGCTCTATCGACAGAAAGAAATGATACTGTAGGGTTTTACTCTTTTACCTCTTTTGCTTACCCTTCAACCATTTTTAAGTACAATCTTGAGACCGGCAGGAGTACCGAGTTTTTCAAGCCAAAGGTTGATGCCGATTTGTCCCAATACGATGTGGAACAGGCGTTCTTTATCAGCAAGGATGGTACCAAGGTGCCAATGTTTATTGTGCACAAGAAGAATATCGTGCTCGATGGAACGAACCCAACTTTATTATACGGCTACGGTGGTTTCAACATCAGCCTCATGCCTTATTTCTCTGCTAGTCGACTTCTTTGGCTTGAGAATGGTGGTGTTTATGCTGTTGCCAATATCCGTGGTGGTGGAGAGTATGGGGAGAACTGGCATAAGGCTGGTACCAAGCTCAACAAGCAAAATGTTTTCGATGATTTTATTGCTGCGGCAGAATACCTTGTCGATAAAAAATATACAAACCCCAAGAAACTTGCCATTGAAGGTGGTAGCAATGGGGGATTGCTAATTGGTGCAGTTGTTAACCAGCGCCCAGATCTCTTTCAGGTGGCCATACCTGAAGTAGGAGTAATGGATATGCTACGTTTTCAGAAGTTTACCATTGGTTGGTCATGGGTAAGCGATTATGGCTCAAGCGATGATTCGCTGCAGTTCGAAAACCTCTATCGTTATTCTCCGCTGCACAACATTCGGAGCAATGTTACCTATCCTGCCACATTGGTTATTACTGCCGACCACGACGATCGTGTAGTTCCAGCCCACTCCTTTAAATATATTGCTACCCTGCAGGAGAAGCAGGCCCGGAAACGCAACCCCATGTTAATTAGGATTCAAACACGGGCTGGCCATGGCATGGGAAAACCAACCTCAATTGCCATTGACGAAATAGCAGATATCTACTCTTTCATTTTTTACAACATGGATGTTGTGCCCAAGGAGTAG
- a CDS encoding arginine deiminase family protein, producing MDSRVEINVCSEVGELEGVILHTPGAELENMTPKNAQRALYSDILNLAVARKEYAQLSGVLSKVTNTYQVADLLTQVVSKEKAKELLIDQICNLENTYSIKDDLLDLEPKELSRQLIEGVTLKRNSLTSFLSKERFSSSPLYNFYFTRDASISIQNEVLISKMASHVRQREALIMEAIFNLSGTFKTATINPLKFSENANITIEGGDVLIAREDILLIGSGVRTTTQGIDFILNQMLAQGDNKKRHILVQELPDSPESFIHLDMVFTFLDVDKCMVFEPVILQPNKYQTVQITIENGKVQNIKNVENLLVALKDLGMDLKPIYCGGRKDPWTQEREQWHSGANFFALGPGKVIGYARNIYTMEEMSNNGFEIIRAKDVMNDRVNLKDYKNFVVTIDGSELPRGGGGARCMTMPVKRKKIAW from the coding sequence ATGGACAGCAGGGTCGAAATTAACGTATGCTCGGAGGTGGGCGAGCTGGAAGGGGTTATTCTCCATACTCCTGGGGCAGAGTTAGAAAATATGACACCCAAAAATGCCCAGCGTGCACTCTACAGCGATATTCTTAATCTAGCCGTGGCAAGGAAAGAGTATGCACAGCTCAGCGGGGTACTTTCAAAAGTTACCAATACTTACCAAGTTGCCGACCTACTCACCCAAGTAGTGAGCAAGGAGAAAGCAAAGGAACTACTGATTGACCAAATTTGTAATCTTGAAAACACCTATAGTATTAAAGATGACCTTTTGGATCTAGAACCAAAAGAACTTTCCCGTCAATTAATTGAAGGCGTTACACTTAAAAGAAATAGCCTAACAAGTTTTCTGAGCAAGGAGCGATTCTCGTCAAGCCCTCTCTACAACTTTTACTTTACACGTGACGCTTCTATCTCCATCCAGAATGAAGTGCTTATTTCGAAAATGGCCAGCCATGTACGACAGCGTGAGGCGCTAATAATGGAGGCAATTTTCAACCTTTCAGGGACATTTAAAACTGCAACCATTAACCCGCTTAAGTTTTCCGAAAATGCAAACATTACCATTGAAGGCGGGGATGTTCTTATTGCCCGTGAAGACATCTTACTAATAGGGAGTGGTGTTAGAACAACAACTCAGGGGATCGATTTCATTCTCAACCAGATGCTTGCTCAGGGTGACAACAAAAAGCGCCACATTCTAGTGCAGGAGCTTCCCGATTCTCCAGAGTCGTTCATCCACCTCGACATGGTGTTCACCTTTCTCGATGTAGACAAGTGCATGGTATTTGAGCCAGTTATTCTGCAACCCAACAAATACCAAACCGTTCAAATTACCATCGAAAATGGGAAGGTTCAGAATATCAAGAATGTTGAAAACTTGCTGGTTGCACTCAAGGACCTGGGCATGGACCTAAAACCCATATACTGTGGTGGAAGAAAAGATCCGTGGACGCAGGAGCGTGAGCAATGGCATAGCGGCGCGAACTTTTTTGCCCTTGGCCCCGGAAAAGTTATTGGATATGCGCGCAATATCTACACCATGGAGGAGATGAGCAATAATGGATTTGAAATTATCCGTGCCAAAGATGTTATGAACGACCGGGTCAATCTAAAAGACTATAAAAACTTTGTGGTTACTATCGACGGCTCCGAACTCCCTCGTGGAGGTGGTGGGGCTAGATGTATGACCATGCCCGTAAAACGCAAAAAGATAGCTTGGTAG